The Nitrospirota bacterium genome contains a region encoding:
- a CDS encoding carboxymuconolactone decarboxylase family protein, which produces METYYHPHDLGKFAEMGKGNKDLWEKFMAYYSAVFAEGALTEREKSLIALAVAHAVQCPYCIDAYTQASLEKGSNIEEMTEAAHVACAIRGGASLAHGVQMRNVAEKLSM; this is translated from the coding sequence ATGGAGACCTATTATCATCCCCACGACCTGGGAAAGTTCGCCGAGATGGGTAAGGGCAACAAAGATCTCTGGGAAAAATTCATGGCGTACTACAGCGCTGTGTTTGCTGAAGGGGCTCTGACCGAGAGGGAAAAGTCCCTGATTGCCCTCGCCGTCGCCCATGCCGTTCAATGCCCCTACTGCATTGATGCCTACACGCAAGCCTCCCTTGAAAAAGGCTCGAATATCGAAGAAATGACGGAAGCTGCCCATGTTGCCTGTGCCATTCGAGGTGGTGCTTCGCTGGCGCACGGAGTCCAGATGCGCAATGTAGCTGAGAAGCTCTCGATGTGA
- a CDS encoding inositol monophosphatase, giving the protein MGLPSGQDVPLDSLLSVATDAARQGGAVLAECTRNGFHIELKQTINLVTNADHQAEQQIIDVIHAAFPDHPVLAEERGLSEHCPSRYKWVIDPLDGTTNFAHGFPAYCVSVGVECDGRGIIGVVYDPTRDELFTAQMGHGAYLNGIPISVSTTDHLDRALLVTGFAYNIRETTNNNLNHFARFALKVQGLRRTGTAALDLCYVAAGRFDGFWEVTLNPWDMAAGVVILREAGGTVTDFKGAPHSIYGQELVASNGPIHQAMLDLLQEDPTPS; this is encoded by the coding sequence ATGGGTTTACCGTCAGGTCAGGATGTCCCTCTCGACAGTCTCCTCTCAGTCGCCACCGACGCAGCTCGACAGGGAGGAGCCGTTCTAGCGGAATGTACGCGCAACGGCTTCCACATTGAACTAAAGCAGACCATCAATCTTGTCACGAACGCGGACCATCAGGCAGAGCAACAGATCATCGACGTTATCCACGCCGCCTTCCCGGATCATCCTGTCCTTGCCGAGGAACGCGGACTGAGCGAGCATTGTCCATCCCGTTACAAATGGGTGATCGATCCGCTCGATGGCACAACAAATTTCGCCCATGGGTTCCCGGCCTACTGTGTCTCCGTCGGGGTGGAATGCGACGGACGTGGGATTATCGGGGTAGTCTACGACCCGACTCGAGACGAACTCTTTACCGCGCAAATGGGCCATGGGGCTTACCTCAATGGGATTCCCATTTCTGTGTCCACAACAGACCATCTCGATCGTGCACTCCTCGTAACGGGATTTGCCTACAACATTCGCGAGACCACGAACAATAACTTGAATCACTTTGCACGATTCGCATTGAAAGTGCAGGGATTACGTCGAACAGGAACGGCAGCCCTGGACCTGTGCTATGTTGCGGCCGGCCGGTTTGATGGGTTTTGGGAAGTGACACTGAACCCCTGGGACATGGCAGCTGGAGTCGTCATTCTGCGAGAAGCCGGCGGCACGGTGACGGACTTCAAAGGCGCTCCCCATTCGATTTATGGGCAAGAATTGGTCGCAAGCAATGGGCCGATCCATCAGGCCATGCTCGACTTGCTTCAAGAAGACCCAACTCCTTCATAA
- a CDS encoding winged helix-turn-helix domain-containing protein, with the protein MEELTDILVGLEQRISAYKNRLQELEKKRRRLDDEIATIKKYLELAETLYRVEADKAKLASLSSQFYSDEKGARQRPNTDVTDQSREILMGRSKYSGKSVSEAAYEMLREANRPMHAKELVQRLVEGGLQIKGKTPLTSVATSLKRDKRFKKVGPNTFEALEQSLIHAV; encoded by the coding sequence ATGGAAGAACTCACCGATATATTGGTTGGGCTTGAACAGCGAATCAGCGCGTACAAGAACCGTCTGCAAGAGCTCGAAAAGAAACGTCGTCGACTGGACGACGAAATCGCCACGATCAAAAAATACTTGGAATTGGCGGAAACCCTCTATCGTGTGGAAGCCGATAAAGCCAAGCTCGCCAGTCTCTCTAGTCAATTCTATTCCGACGAAAAAGGTGCTCGACAGCGACCGAATACGGATGTCACCGACCAGTCGAGAGAAATCCTCATGGGGCGGAGCAAGTATTCGGGGAAAAGCGTGTCGGAAGCGGCATACGAAATGCTCCGCGAGGCGAACCGCCCGATGCACGCAAAAGAACTTGTGCAGCGGTTGGTTGAGGGCGGGCTCCAGATCAAGGGGAAAACGCCACTGACCTCAGTGGCCACCTCATTGAAACGGGACAAGCGGTTCAAGAAAGTGGGTCCCAATACGTTCGAAGCATTGGAACAGTCTTTGATCCACGCAGTGTAG
- a CDS encoding UDP-3-O-acyl-N-acetylglucosamine deacetylase: protein MLPHEFYRGDVVRAQQTLATAVSCVGVGLHSGQSVTLTLRPAAPNTGVVFINRNGKDGASLAASIEHVVPTELCTAISGNGFQVQTIEHVLAALAGLDIDNVYVELTAGEAPVMDGSAGHFVRLIRSVGIVSQSRRQPYLKITRPLEVVDGARRVRIEPSSTTKITYSIHYNHPLIQTQTYGYEHSAHAFEHEIADARTFGFMQEVEAIWARGLGKGGNLDNTIVLSQDGIVNESGLRFANEFVRHKILDLIGDFSLLGVPFIGHLLAERSGHALHTRLVQQILTHPDSWVLLNTGDTVAVSGHRSAMTAPRFASLVALQAS, encoded by the coding sequence ATGCTTCCACATGAATTTTATCGAGGTGACGTTGTGAGGGCTCAGCAAACTTTAGCGACTGCAGTGAGTTGTGTAGGAGTTGGGTTGCACTCCGGACAGTCCGTTACCCTCACGCTCAGGCCTGCCGCACCAAATACCGGTGTTGTTTTCATAAACCGGAACGGCAAGGACGGAGCCTCTCTCGCAGCTTCCATTGAACATGTGGTGCCTACGGAACTCTGTACGGCGATCAGCGGCAACGGGTTTCAAGTACAGACGATTGAGCATGTCCTGGCAGCATTGGCCGGGCTCGATATCGATAACGTGTATGTTGAGCTTACTGCCGGTGAGGCTCCCGTCATGGACGGCAGCGCGGGACACTTTGTTCGCTTAATTCGGTCAGTGGGAATTGTGTCTCAAAGCCGGCGGCAACCCTATCTGAAAATCACACGGCCTCTTGAAGTCGTGGATGGGGCACGTCGAGTTCGCATCGAACCGTCCTCAACCACCAAAATCACGTATTCCATCCACTACAATCATCCTTTGATCCAGACTCAGACCTACGGCTATGAGCATTCAGCCCATGCTTTTGAGCATGAGATTGCGGATGCCAGGACATTTGGGTTCATGCAAGAGGTGGAAGCCATTTGGGCGCGCGGGCTCGGGAAGGGGGGCAATCTGGACAATACGATCGTGCTCTCTCAAGACGGTATTGTTAATGAGTCGGGCCTTCGCTTTGCCAATGAGTTCGTGCGTCATAAGATCCTAGACTTGATCGGAGATTTTTCGTTGCTCGGAGTACCGTTTATTGGACACTTGCTCGCCGAGCGTTCGGGGCATGCGCTACACACGCGTCTCGTTCAGCAGATTCTCACTCACCCCGACAGCTGGGTGTTACTCAATACTGGCGATACAGTCGCTGTGTCTGGGCATCGTTCTGCCATGACCGCACCGCGATTCGCATCACTGGTGGCCCTCCAAGCTTCCTGA
- a CDS encoding response regulator transcription factor → MEKIKVLIADDHRVVREGLAAILKMKDDIHIVGEAQDGMEAVEKVKTLFPDVVLMDVSMPRMGGVEATRQIKREFPHIGIVALTMYDEQQYIFDLVRAGATGYLLKDSESSQILAAIRAIYKGESLIHPSVASKILAEFSLMSQKKGKKPGWVEHDLSEREITVLRLVADGKTNKEIANHLDLSEKTVKNHVRNIFHKLQVYDRTQAAILAIRKGLIELDPRP, encoded by the coding sequence ATGGAGAAGATTAAGGTGCTTATCGCAGACGACCATCGCGTCGTACGCGAGGGGCTGGCCGCAATCCTCAAGATGAAAGACGACATTCATATCGTAGGCGAGGCTCAGGATGGTATGGAGGCTGTCGAGAAGGTGAAGACCTTATTTCCTGACGTCGTGTTGATGGACGTGAGCATGCCCCGGATGGGTGGGGTCGAGGCGACCAGACAAATCAAGCGCGAGTTCCCTCACATTGGCATCGTGGCCCTGACCATGTATGACGAGCAGCAATACATTTTCGATTTGGTGCGCGCCGGTGCCACAGGCTATCTCTTAAAGGATTCAGAGTCCTCGCAGATCCTCGCTGCAATACGGGCAATCTATAAGGGCGAATCACTGATCCATCCATCTGTGGCGAGCAAGATCTTGGCGGAGTTTTCCCTCATGTCTCAGAAGAAAGGGAAAAAGCCTGGATGGGTCGAGCACGATCTGAGCGAACGAGAGATCACGGTGCTACGCTTGGTGGCAGACGGCAAGACGAACAAGGAAATTGCCAATCACTTGGATCTGAGCGAAAAGACCGTCAAAAATCACGTGCGCAATATTTTCCATAAACTACAAGTCTACGATCGTACGCAGGCAGCCATCCTGGCGATTCGGAAGGGTTTGATCGAGTTGGACCCTCGGCCATAA